From a single Stackebrandtia endophytica genomic region:
- a CDS encoding phosphodiester glycosidase family protein, translating into MPHSPPLIRTLVVSTALAIPMLVFATPASAGPVDEAIETHRETTPVASGVTLDSFDRWAADGWLRADALTVDLTSNVTIDYLHSGEVSAAAPISEQVAAYPDAVAAINGDFFDINDTSAPLGVGIQDGELVTSAEPGRTNAVAIDTDGIGRVLQVDFEGTVTLPDGEHPLAALNTGQLPSGAIGEYTRMWGSVDRSRVVDGSSDVYEVTVTDGVVTAVSETPGKGPIEEGSFVLVGREAGAATLASLSLGDAVTAGYSPKTGTDSPLYTAVGGAQLVVVDGEVPDHADQSLAPRTAVGFSADGSIMYLLTVDGRQTDSVGVTIAELGEMMRELGAHNALNLDGGGSSTMLARQPGQAELTLVNSPSDGEERSVPNGLAISVPSGSGELAGYTVGTAMTPTDAPGDGPMPGGRPDRVFPGLTRQLFADGYDETYAPVSADARWSSSSNRTGKVDQSGVFQAKKSGTTTVTAKNGKATGDTELTVLGELARLDSPTTRVGLADGSATGHFGLIGYDAAGFSAPIDPGDAVLEYDADLVTITPGTAGFEVTANAAEVATHVTVRVDGHETVIPVTVGLTQNPVADFTDAADWTFSAARADGSLDAVPGRTGSALGMTYDFTRDTATRAAYAAPPQPIAVPGQPQSFSVWIDSAGNGEWPTLQFSDGSGAALLLRSDYLTWEGWQEVRFQVPAGTTYPLTLTRIYVAEVDPSASYHGEIAFDDLVADVPPDVDVPERPVPVDSTYTASVADSTWRFAVMSDAQFVAARPDSDIVASARRTLAEIKASSPDFLIINGDLVDEGSPADLTFARQILTEELGDEVPWYYVPGNHEVMGGEIGNFVDEFGDAYRSFDHSGTRFITLDTSGLKLRSGGFDQLTMLRDQLADAAADPAVNSVVVVQHVPPRDPLPQAGSQLTDRKDAEIIERWLGDFAVDTGKGIGFVGAHVGVFHASAVDGVPYVINGNSGKGPAAGPRLGGFIGWTEFGVDPVSAADQRRHRANPYGNGPQTWLRAATHVQLDELTLSAPDEIAVGDTGSVETHLQQQGETLPVVYPMAADWSQSTNVHVGDRAPEGKRYSAWYNPLTGELTALRHGEVTLTVTVNGHTRTTGVTITKK; encoded by the coding sequence GTGCCACACTCACCTCCACTGATTCGAACCCTCGTCGTCTCGACGGCGCTGGCGATACCGATGCTGGTCTTCGCCACACCGGCCAGTGCCGGACCGGTCGACGAGGCCATCGAAACCCACCGGGAGACCACCCCGGTCGCCTCCGGAGTCACCCTCGACTCCTTCGACAGGTGGGCCGCCGACGGTTGGCTACGCGCCGACGCCCTCACCGTCGACCTCACCTCGAACGTCACGATCGACTACCTCCACTCCGGCGAGGTGTCGGCCGCGGCACCGATATCGGAGCAGGTCGCCGCCTACCCCGATGCGGTCGCGGCGATCAACGGCGACTTCTTCGACATCAACGACACCAGTGCGCCACTCGGAGTCGGCATTCAGGACGGTGAACTGGTGACCTCGGCCGAACCGGGTCGCACCAACGCCGTGGCCATCGACACCGACGGCATCGGACGGGTCCTCCAGGTCGACTTCGAGGGCACCGTCACCCTGCCCGACGGCGAACATCCGTTGGCGGCGTTGAATACCGGCCAATTGCCCTCCGGCGCCATCGGGGAGTACACCCGCATGTGGGGCAGCGTCGACCGCTCCCGCGTCGTCGACGGCAGCAGCGACGTCTACGAGGTCACCGTGACCGACGGCGTCGTCACCGCGGTCTCCGAGACCCCGGGGAAGGGCCCCATCGAGGAGGGCTCGTTCGTACTGGTGGGCCGTGAGGCGGGCGCCGCGACGCTGGCGAGCCTGTCGCTCGGTGACGCCGTCACCGCTGGGTACTCACCGAAGACCGGGACGGACTCGCCGCTGTACACCGCGGTGGGCGGTGCACAGCTGGTGGTGGTCGACGGCGAGGTCCCCGACCACGCCGACCAGAGCCTGGCACCGCGCACCGCCGTCGGGTTCTCCGCCGACGGTTCGATCATGTACCTGTTGACCGTGGACGGCCGACAGACCGACAGCGTCGGCGTCACCATCGCCGAACTGGGCGAGATGATGCGGGAACTGGGCGCACACAACGCCCTCAACCTCGACGGCGGTGGATCGTCCACAATGTTGGCTCGCCAACCCGGCCAGGCAGAACTGACCCTGGTCAACAGTCCCTCCGACGGTGAGGAGCGTTCGGTGCCCAACGGATTGGCGATCAGCGTCCCCTCCGGGTCGGGTGAACTCGCCGGCTACACCGTCGGCACCGCGATGACCCCGACCGACGCCCCCGGCGACGGCCCGATGCCCGGTGGGCGACCCGACCGGGTCTTCCCCGGATTGACCCGGCAACTGTTCGCCGACGGTTATGACGAGACCTACGCCCCGGTGTCGGCCGACGCCCGCTGGTCCTCCAGCAGCAACCGCACCGGCAAGGTCGACCAGTCCGGTGTCTTCCAGGCGAAGAAGAGCGGCACCACGACCGTGACCGCCAAGAACGGAAAGGCAACGGGCGACACCGAACTGACCGTTCTGGGGGAGTTGGCCCGATTGGACTCTCCCACCACCCGGGTCGGGTTGGCCGACGGATCCGCGACCGGCCATTTCGGACTCATCGGTTACGACGCCGCCGGTTTCAGCGCCCCGATCGACCCCGGCGACGCCGTCCTGGAGTATGACGCGGACCTCGTGACGATCACCCCCGGAACCGCCGGTTTCGAGGTGACCGCCAACGCCGCCGAGGTCGCCACCCACGTGACGGTGCGCGTCGACGGACACGAGACGGTCATCCCGGTGACGGTGGGCCTGACCCAGAACCCGGTGGCCGACTTCACCGACGCCGCCGACTGGACGTTCTCGGCGGCCCGCGCCGACGGTTCGCTGGATGCCGTGCCCGGCCGCACCGGCTCGGCCCTCGGCATGACCTACGACTTCACCAGGGACACCGCCACACGCGCCGCCTATGCGGCGCCGCCGCAGCCGATCGCGGTCCCGGGACAACCGCAGTCGTTCAGCGTCTGGATCGACAGCGCCGGAAACGGTGAATGGCCGACGCTTCAGTTCTCCGACGGTTCCGGCGCGGCGCTCCTGCTGCGGTCGGACTACCTGACTTGGGAGGGCTGGCAGGAGGTCCGATTCCAGGTCCCCGCCGGGACGACCTATCCGTTGACCCTGACCCGCATCTACGTCGCCGAGGTCGACCCGTCGGCGTCGTACCACGGTGAGATCGCCTTCGACGACCTCGTCGCCGATGTTCCGCCCGATGTGGACGTACCCGAGCGGCCGGTGCCGGTCGACTCGACCTACACCGCTTCGGTCGCCGACTCGACGTGGCGGTTCGCGGTCATGTCGGACGCCCAGTTCGTGGCGGCCCGCCCCGACAGCGACATCGTCGCGTCGGCTCGTCGCACCCTGGCCGAGATCAAGGCGAGCTCACCGGATTTCCTGATCATCAACGGTGACCTTGTCGACGAGGGCAGTCCGGCCGACCTCACGTTCGCCCGCCAGATCCTCACCGAGGAACTGGGCGACGAGGTGCCCTGGTACTACGTGCCGGGGAACCACGAGGTCATGGGCGGTGAGATCGGCAACTTCGTCGACGAGTTCGGTGACGCCTACCGGTCGTTCGACCACTCCGGCACCCGGTTCATCACCCTCGACACCTCCGGGTTGAAGCTGCGCTCCGGCGGGTTCGACCAGTTGACGATGCTGCGGGACCAGCTGGCCGACGCCGCCGCCGACCCCGCCGTGAACTCGGTCGTCGTCGTGCAGCACGTGCCACCGCGCGACCCGCTGCCGCAGGCCGGTAGCCAGTTGACCGACCGTAAGGACGCCGAGATCATCGAGCGCTGGTTGGGTGACTTCGCCGTCGACACCGGCAAGGGCATCGGGTTCGTGGGAGCCCACGTCGGGGTGTTCCACGCCTCCGCCGTGGACGGTGTCCCCTATGTGATCAACGGGAACTCCGGCAAGGGACCGGCCGCCGGGCCCCGGCTGGGCGGGTTCATCGGGTGGACCGAATTCGGTGTCGACCCGGTGTCGGCCGCCGACCAGCGTCGCCACCGGGCCAACCCGTACGGCAACGGCCCGCAGACCTGGCTGCGAGCCGCGACGCACGTCCAGTTGGACGAGCTGACGCTGTCGGCTCCCGACGAGATCGCGGTCGGTGACACCGGAAGTGTCGAGACTCACCTTCAACAGCAGGGCGAGACTCTGCCGGTGGTCTATCCGATGGCCGCCGACTGGTCGCAGTCGACGAACGTCCACGTCGGTGACCGGGCGCCCGAGGGCAAGCGGTACTCGGCCTGGTACAACCCGCTGACCGGGGAGTTGACCGCGCTGCGCCACGGCGAGGTGACCCTGACGGTGACCGTGAACGGGCACACCCGGACGACCGGGGTGACCATCACGAAGAAGTAG
- the rpmE gene encoding 50S ribosomal protein L31 — MKPDIHPNYATTEVTCSCGNSFTTRSTIEGGKIHAETCNVCHPFYTGKQRILDTGGRVARFQKKYAKVQAAKGGK; from the coding sequence ATGAAACCTGACATCCACCCGAACTACGCCACCACCGAAGTGACCTGCTCGTGTGGCAACAGCTTCACCACGCGCAGCACCATTGAGGGCGGCAAGATCCACGCCGAGACCTGCAACGTCTGCCACCCCTTCTACACGGGTAAGCAGCGCATCCTCGACACCGGTGGACGTGTGGCCCGTTTCCAGAAGAAGTACGCCAAGGTGCAGGCTGCCAAGGGCGGCAAGTAG
- the prfA gene encoding peptide chain release factor 1 codes for MSKATDSNRLVVLLAEHSELEKQLADPSIHADAGVARRVGRRYAELSPIAATNSELEEAKADLVAAEELAADDPDFAAEADDLRARIPELEEKLAELLLPRDPDDSRDVIVEIKAGEGGEESALFASDLLRMYLRYAEKHGWAAEVLDSQDSDMGGVKDVSIAIKTKGTPEGGNGVWSRMKFEGGVHRVQRVPATESQGRIHTSAAGVLVMPEAEEIDIDINPNDVRVDTYRSSGPGGQSVNTTDSAIRLTHLPTGIVASCQNEKSQLQNREQAFRILRARLLAVKQEEAAAAAGAARKSQVRTVDRSERVRTYNYPQNRVTDHRIGYTAHNLDQVIQGDMDGVLDALISAERQSRLEGSEAGLSRA; via the coding sequence ATGAGCAAAGCCACCGACTCCAACCGACTGGTGGTCCTGCTGGCCGAACACTCCGAGCTGGAGAAGCAGCTCGCCGACCCGTCCATTCACGCCGACGCGGGTGTCGCGCGGCGGGTGGGGCGCCGCTATGCCGAACTGTCTCCGATCGCGGCGACCAACTCGGAGCTCGAAGAGGCCAAAGCCGACCTGGTCGCGGCCGAGGAACTGGCAGCCGACGACCCGGATTTCGCCGCCGAGGCCGATGACCTGCGCGCACGTATTCCGGAGTTGGAGGAGAAGCTCGCCGAACTGCTGTTGCCGCGCGACCCCGACGACTCCCGTGACGTGATCGTCGAGATCAAGGCCGGTGAGGGCGGCGAGGAGTCGGCCCTGTTCGCCTCCGACCTGCTGCGCATGTACCTGCGGTACGCCGAGAAACACGGCTGGGCCGCCGAGGTGCTGGACTCCCAGGACTCCGACATGGGTGGAGTCAAAGACGTGTCGATCGCGATCAAGACCAAGGGCACTCCCGAGGGCGGCAACGGCGTCTGGTCCCGGATGAAGTTCGAGGGAGGCGTGCACCGGGTCCAGCGGGTGCCGGCGACCGAGTCACAGGGACGCATCCACACCTCCGCCGCCGGTGTCCTGGTCATGCCGGAGGCCGAGGAGATCGACATCGACATCAACCCCAACGACGTCCGGGTCGACACCTACCGTTCCTCGGGCCCCGGTGGACAGTCGGTCAACACCACCGACTCCGCGATCCGGCTGACACACCTGCCGACCGGCATCGTCGCGTCCTGCCAGAACGAGAAGTCCCAGTTGCAGAACCGGGAACAGGCGTTTCGAATCCTGCGGGCGCGGTTGCTCGCGGTGAAGCAGGAGGAGGCCGCTGCGGCCGCCGGCGCCGCCCGTAAGTCTCAGGTGCGCACTGTGGACCGTTCGGAGCGGGTGCGTACCTACAACTACCCGCAGAACCGGGTCACCGACCACCGCATCGGCTACACGGCGCACAACCTCGACCAGGTGATTCAGGGCGACATGGACGGTGTCCTGGACGCGTTGATCTCCGCCGAGCGTCAATCCCGCCTCGAGGGCAGCGAAGCCGGCCTGAGCCGAGCCTGA
- a CDS encoding DNA alkylation repair protein, translated as MATESVATVDDVLAELAALADPKIRAVNERHGDDHAVNLGKLRAVAKKLKTQHELAGRLWETGDTAARLVAILISRPKAYSAAELDAMLRAARVPKVRDWLISYVVKKSPHVEELRVAWFDDAAPDVAGSGWALTSARVAKSPTGLDLPALLDLIEADMAAAPEGLQWAMNECLATIGIHHGPLRARALDIGERLGVLKDYPTSPGCTSPYAPIWITEIVRRQEA; from the coding sequence GTGGCGACTGAATCGGTGGCGACGGTCGACGACGTGTTGGCGGAGCTGGCGGCATTGGCCGATCCGAAGATCCGCGCGGTCAACGAACGGCACGGCGACGATCACGCCGTCAATCTGGGCAAGTTGCGCGCGGTGGCGAAGAAGCTGAAGACGCAGCACGAGCTGGCCGGTCGACTGTGGGAGACCGGTGACACCGCGGCCCGCCTGGTCGCGATCCTGATCAGTCGCCCCAAGGCGTACTCGGCGGCCGAACTGGACGCCATGCTGCGGGCCGCCCGCGTCCCCAAGGTGCGCGACTGGCTGATCAGTTACGTCGTGAAGAAGAGCCCGCACGTCGAGGAGCTTCGCGTGGCGTGGTTCGACGACGCCGCCCCGGACGTCGCCGGCTCCGGTTGGGCGCTGACCAGTGCCCGGGTGGCGAAGTCACCGACCGGCCTCGACCTGCCCGCACTGTTGGACCTCATCGAGGCGGACATGGCCGCCGCACCCGAGGGCCTTCAATGGGCCATGAACGAATGCCTGGCCACCATCGGGATCCACCACGGACCGCTGCGGGCTCGGGCGCTCGACATCGGGGAACGACTGGGCGTCCTGAAGGACTACCCGACCTCGCCGGGCTGCACGTCCCCGTACGCGCCGATCTGGATCACCGAAATCGTGCGGCGCCAGGAGGCTTGA
- a CDS encoding NYN domain-containing protein, with translation MRVGVYIDGYNLYYGGRGLCGRGTAGWRWLNPRQLAEDIVAAHSGWPGAQVSRVVYCTAKIKGGSGTSTAPRDQNAYLRALERANAVDHIEYGNYVNRVAKGPLATAGKKDKPKLVTSGWPIHIQDDTGQSVPDARFMVMVGRREEKGSDVNVAAHLLIDVLSQQVDASVVISNDSDLEFPLRHVRGLVPVGTINPTVRNLAAKLKDDVNRGAGQHWWYRLTASDFKAAQLPNQMGKLQKPTDW, from the coding sequence ATGCGAGTTGGCGTCTACATCGATGGTTACAACCTCTACTACGGCGGCCGGGGGCTGTGTGGCCGGGGCACCGCCGGATGGCGCTGGCTAAACCCTCGCCAGCTCGCCGAGGACATCGTAGCCGCTCATTCTGGATGGCCCGGGGCACAGGTGTCCCGAGTGGTCTATTGCACCGCCAAAATCAAAGGGGGCAGTGGGACATCGACTGCGCCGCGCGACCAGAACGCCTACCTTCGTGCATTGGAGCGTGCCAACGCCGTTGACCACATCGAATACGGCAACTATGTCAACCGGGTGGCGAAGGGGCCACTTGCCACTGCCGGCAAAAAGGACAAACCGAAGCTGGTTACTTCCGGGTGGCCGATCCACATCCAGGACGACACCGGCCAAAGCGTGCCCGATGCCCGGTTCATGGTGATGGTCGGTCGGCGAGAGGAGAAGGGCAGCGACGTGAACGTGGCGGCCCATCTGTTGATCGACGTGCTATCGCAGCAAGTTGACGCCTCTGTGGTCATCAGCAACGATTCCGACCTTGAGTTTCCACTACGACACGTTCGCGGCTTGGTTCCAGTCGGCACTATTAACCCAACTGTCCGCAACCTCGCCGCCAAACTCAAAGACGACGTGAACCGGGGCGCTGGCCAACACTGGTGGTACCGACTCACCGCCTCCGACTTCAAGGCTGCTCAGCTACCGAACCAAATGGGAAAACTTCAAAAGCCCACCGACTGGTGA
- a CDS encoding GGDEF domain-containing protein — MSSDTVTERLTAARNLLYSGDPRAAIEAADAIAANSTSPGERAWALLLRLASVVNLERSTEYASTVDRAYAAVRAFGDPTATGGFHALAAFAAHADGSLERCVTHLVRSMRSLAKVEEADRQAAIAWHNLAVVFSYIGFHDHAAHAAAQTREVASAAGLGWSLNSPEVQVRHALSLDHRGDSDGCVRVLRALLKNAIRLPSTDDGLPGLNPMDLPWIGYAAARMALLGHNASIDVRRCLAAGGNDAWTADLRHFGRICLAISSGETESARRRLRQATSTAAVLGAAESPRLRALSFLAEGDHATAYQADREAFAAQARVNDQLRRFFVDAVATRLDHEELRRRVVAYGEQATTDPLTGLPNRRHLHEYVSDLAARGEPAVLGVVDLDGFNRINNVHGHLSGDTVLQRAAGALNRVMRRGDFVARYGGDQFVLVLKETPLGRTDIISDRIRQALNDEDWEALVPGTELTAAIGWAEIAAGAGPQGVPNAFSLADEAMRQAKQSRRHG; from the coding sequence GTGTCCAGCGACACCGTGACTGAGCGACTCACCGCCGCCCGAAACCTGCTGTACTCCGGCGACCCCCGCGCCGCGATCGAAGCCGCCGACGCCATCGCCGCCAATTCGACGAGCCCGGGAGAGCGCGCCTGGGCGCTGCTGCTTCGACTGGCCAGTGTGGTGAATCTGGAGCGGTCCACCGAATACGCCTCCACGGTGGACCGGGCGTATGCCGCGGTCCGGGCCTTCGGTGACCCCACCGCGACCGGTGGCTTCCACGCGTTGGCGGCGTTCGCCGCCCACGCCGACGGTTCGCTGGAACGCTGCGTCACCCACCTGGTTCGCAGCATGCGATCACTGGCCAAAGTGGAAGAAGCCGACCGGCAGGCCGCGATCGCCTGGCACAACCTCGCCGTCGTGTTCTCCTACATCGGATTCCACGACCACGCCGCCCACGCCGCCGCCCAGACCCGCGAGGTCGCCTCGGCCGCGGGGCTGGGCTGGTCCCTCAACTCCCCCGAGGTGCAGGTCAGGCACGCACTGTCGCTGGATCACCGGGGAGACAGCGACGGTTGCGTCCGAGTCCTGCGCGCCCTGCTGAAGAACGCGATTCGGTTGCCCAGCACCGACGACGGACTGCCCGGTCTCAACCCGATGGACCTGCCGTGGATCGGTTATGCGGCCGCGCGAATGGCGCTGCTGGGGCACAACGCCTCGATCGACGTCCGACGATGCCTCGCCGCCGGCGGCAACGACGCCTGGACCGCCGACCTACGCCACTTCGGACGGATCTGCCTGGCCATCAGCTCGGGCGAGACCGAATCGGCCCGACGGCGACTTCGCCAGGCGACCTCCACCGCCGCCGTGTTGGGGGCGGCGGAGTCCCCCCGGTTGCGCGCGTTGAGTTTCCTCGCCGAAGGCGACCACGCCACCGCTTACCAGGCCGACCGGGAGGCCTTCGCCGCGCAAGCCCGGGTCAACGACCAACTGCGCCGCTTCTTCGTCGATGCGGTCGCCACCCGGCTCGATCACGAAGAACTGCGCCGCCGGGTGGTCGCCTACGGCGAACAGGCCACCACCGACCCGTTGACCGGCCTGCCGAACCGCCGGCACCTCCACGAATACGTCAGCGACCTCGCCGCGCGCGGGGAACCGGCGGTGTTGGGCGTAGTCGACCTCGACGGTTTCAACCGGATCAACAACGTGCACGGGCACCTGTCCGGCGACACGGTGCTGCAACGCGCCGCCGGGGCGCTCAACCGGGTCATGCGACGCGGCGACTTCGTGGCCCGCTACGGCGGCGACCAGTTCGTCCTGGTGTTGAAGGAGACACCGCTGGGACGCACCGACATCATCAGCGACCGCATCCGCCAGGCCCTCAACGACGAGGACTGGGAGGCCCTGGTCCCCGGTACCGAGTTGACCGCGGCGATCGGTTGGGCCGAGATCGCCGCCGGGGCCGGACCGCAGGGCGTGCCCAACGCGTTCTCCCTCGCCGACGAGGCGATGCGCCAGGCCAAACAGAGCCGCCGTCACGGTTGA
- the prmC gene encoding peptide chain release factor N(5)-glutamine methyltransferase, translated as MAATWARLITEAAAEFAEAGIDAARNDAEWLAAEVAGVSRGRLLVADPPDASARDRFAALVARRVAREPLQHILGSAPFWRRDLAVGPGVFIPRPETELLVEWALSELAGQERPVVVDLCAGSGAIASAVATERPDATIYAVERHEAAAMWTSRNLTGGTVVVADATDPATLAELDGTVDAVLSNPPYVPLGTGVEPEVAADPETAVFGGADGLAVIRPLVQRIRTLLTPGGFTAVEHDDTHGEVVPELLNAAGFVEVAAHRDLVGRPRFATGRKPI; from the coding sequence ATGGCCGCAACCTGGGCCCGGTTGATCACCGAGGCGGCTGCCGAGTTCGCCGAGGCGGGTATCGACGCCGCGCGCAACGACGCCGAATGGCTGGCCGCCGAGGTCGCGGGCGTGTCTCGTGGTCGGCTGCTCGTCGCCGACCCGCCCGATGCGTCGGCACGTGATCGGTTCGCGGCTCTGGTCGCTCGCCGGGTCGCTCGAGAACCGTTGCAGCACATACTGGGTAGTGCCCCGTTCTGGCGGCGGGATCTGGCCGTCGGGCCGGGGGTCTTCATCCCGCGTCCGGAAACCGAACTGCTGGTGGAGTGGGCCCTCTCGGAGCTGGCCGGTCAGGAGCGGCCGGTCGTCGTCGACCTGTGCGCCGGTTCCGGGGCCATCGCCTCCGCCGTGGCCACCGAGCGGCCCGACGCGACGATCTACGCCGTGGAGCGACACGAGGCCGCCGCGATGTGGACCAGCCGGAACCTCACGGGCGGGACCGTGGTGGTCGCCGACGCCACCGACCCCGCGACACTGGCCGAATTGGACGGTACGGTCGACGCGGTGCTGTCGAACCCGCCCTATGTTCCATTGGGGACCGGCGTCGAGCCGGAGGTGGCCGCCGACCCGGAGACGGCGGTGTTCGGGGGTGCCGACGGTCTGGCGGTGATTCGACCGTTGGTGCAGCGGATCCGGACGCTGTTGACCCCCGGCGGGTTCACCGCGGTGGAGCACGACGACACCCACGGGGAGGTCGTCCCGGAACTGTTGAACGCCGCCGGATTCGTCGAGGTCGCCGCCCACCGTGATCTGGTGGGGCGTCCCCGGTTCGCCACCGGGCGGAAACCGATCTGA
- a CDS encoding L-threonylcarbamoyladenylate synthase, protein MRLYDCRKISERDSGLKAAASAVRAGDLVVLPTDTVYGLGADAFKSWSVEALLRTKKRGRDMAPPVLVGSRKALDGLTISVPTDVQDLVAAFWPGPLTVVMHYSPTLQWDLGDTDGTVAVRMPLHPVAIELLQETGPMAVSSANKTGQPPAATAMEAKEQLGYAVSVYLEAGPSPDTAPSTIVDCTTDVPEVLRAGALSLEDIKRVCPSAIGPGER, encoded by the coding sequence GTGAGGCTTTATGACTGCCGCAAGATCAGCGAACGCGACTCGGGATTGAAAGCCGCCGCGTCGGCGGTCCGGGCCGGTGACCTCGTCGTACTGCCGACCGACACCGTTTACGGTCTGGGTGCCGACGCCTTCAAGTCATGGTCGGTGGAAGCGCTGCTGCGCACCAAGAAGCGTGGTCGCGACATGGCACCTCCGGTGCTGGTCGGTTCACGCAAGGCCCTGGACGGCTTGACCATCAGCGTCCCCACCGATGTGCAGGATTTGGTCGCCGCGTTCTGGCCGGGCCCGCTCACCGTGGTCATGCACTACTCACCGACCCTGCAGTGGGACCTCGGCGACACCGACGGCACCGTCGCGGTGCGGATGCCGCTGCACCCGGTCGCGATCGAACTGCTGCAGGAGACCGGTCCGATGGCCGTCTCCTCGGCCAATAAGACCGGCCAGCCACCGGCGGCCACCGCCATGGAGGCCAAGGAACAGTTGGGTTACGCCGTGAGCGTCTACCTGGAGGCCGGCCCGTCGCCCGACACCGCGCCGAGCACCATCGTCGACTGCACCACCGACGTGCCCGAGGTGTTGCGAGCCGGCGCACTCTCCCTTGAGGACATCAAGCGGGTGTGTCCGTCGGCGATCGGACCGGGAGAACGCTGA
- a CDS encoding phosphotyrosine protein phosphatase has product MPPFAVLHVCMGNTCRSPMAERLLALRVAQQVGRSAEDLVLSSSCAIGSWHVGQGMNTPAAHELRSRGGSADGFRSRHMATEHIETADLILTATGEQVEYIANEHPQGLARTFLVRHFGAIAARVTDDELPAGDGSARAVYERGRALVALADKRRDTVVAERLEDPWGEAPEFFTRVADEIDVALEPLVARLFGTGSVSEVVSR; this is encoded by the coding sequence ATGCCGCCGTTCGCCGTACTGCACGTATGCATGGGCAACACGTGCCGGTCCCCGATGGCCGAACGTCTCCTGGCGTTGCGGGTCGCGCAGCAGGTCGGGCGGAGTGCCGAGGACCTGGTCCTGAGCTCCTCCTGCGCCATCGGTTCCTGGCATGTCGGTCAGGGAATGAACACCCCGGCGGCGCACGAACTGCGGTCCCGTGGCGGTTCGGCTGACGGCTTCCGGTCCCGCCACATGGCCACCGAACACATCGAGACCGCCGACCTGATCCTCACCGCCACCGGCGAACAGGTCGAGTACATCGCCAACGAGCACCCGCAGGGCCTGGCCCGCACCTTCCTGGTCCGCCACTTCGGCGCGATCGCCGCGCGCGTCACCGATGACGAGTTGCCCGCCGGCGACGGTTCGGCCCGGGCGGTCTACGAACGCGGCCGGGCGCTGGTGGCGTTGGCCGACAAGCGGCGCGACACCGTGGTGGCCGAACGGTTGGAAGACCCGTGGGGGGAGGCACCCGAGTTCTTCACCCGGGTCGCCGATGAGATCGACGTCGCATTGGAGCCCCTGGTGGCGCGGCTGTTCGGAACCGGTTCGGTCTCGGAAGTCGTGTCACGATGA
- a CDS encoding AtpZ/AtpI family protein gives MADIVCADMTGDRKPQPSGASGADQGWAVLSYLLAGMLVWGGIGWLLDEWLGIPKHLGAFVGMVLGAGLGLYLIVKRLGQPENPNDNQGEGRKR, from the coding sequence GTGGCTGATATTGTCTGCGCCGACATGACAGGTGACCGGAAGCCGCAGCCCAGTGGGGCTTCTGGTGCCGATCAAGGGTGGGCGGTCCTCAGTTACCTCCTCGCGGGAATGCTCGTGTGGGGCGGTATCGGATGGTTGCTCGACGAATGGCTAGGCATCCCCAAACACCTCGGCGCTTTTGTAGGCATGGTTCTCGGCGCCGGTTTGGGGCTCTACCTGATCGTCAAGAGACTCGGACAACCCGAAAACCCAAACGACAACCAAGGTGAAGGGCGAAAACGGTGA